The nucleotide sequence AAGCCTCCTGGaaacaccactataaaaaaacgtgcttagttcttcacctcgttagggtagtacggaagaaagtacataacattgcagttttctttttttttttttttattttaaagtcgaaaatgacaatgttccgagggtttccgggattcgtcccttggtgataatatagcttatatgatgcattacataatacaaaaagcaatttcttaagaaagcttaagaataacgaataaaataaaaataaatgttgagctccatacaaaaaaaagtaatgattgtcaataacttatcaaataataactttatcaagaaaagttacataacataaaatatttctttttggcaaaggaacacattggcgtagttatatttacaaaatttggcagttatttaattttttttattttaaagtccaaaatgacaatgttccgaagatttccgaaatgcgacacttggtgataacatagcttatatgttgcattacataatacaaaagtcaatttcttaagaaagcttaagaataacgaataaaataaaaataaatgttgagctccatacaaaaaaaaaggaaattgtcaataacttattaaataataactttatcaagaaacgttacataacataaaatattcctttttggtaaaggaacacattggcatatttattttttcaaaattcggcacttgatttttgagcgacgctaagtctataaagctctaatatcagcccaccgtgcggCGCGAGTCCGCGCGCACCGTAGCGTCCGTTCGGCCAAAATTGCGGTGGAAAGCGAGCGTCTGCGCGTGTATCCGCTGGAATACGCTCGGAGCCGACCGGCTTCCGACGCATGCTCGCGCATCCGCCCGGATTGTAATGTCAGTTAATCAGTTGTAAGCAATTAcgactctaaggctgagttgcaccacctaagtttaacggtaactattacgataaccggtgtattttgtatggagtttgacagatttttgacgtttgtcacagttaaagttagatggtgcaacccaccctaagaactgttaataaaatactattttctttaCGGCCGTGTAAGTGTGCTCAAACGCGCGCCATTGGGTATCGTCCCTTAGTGTCTCTTGATTGGCTATGCTGTGACGCAGCAACCTGCGATGACGTCATACCTTGATGCCCGCGGTCCGCAGCATGGCGAGCGAGCGCGGCACGTGGTCGGCCAGCCGGTCCTCCACGCCGGTCAGCCCCAGCAGCGTCAGGCCGCAGGTCAGCTTGCTGCTGCGGTGACGTCATACCTTGATGCCCGCGGTCCGCAGCATGGCGAGCGAGCGCGGCACGTGGTCGGCCAGCCGGTCCTCCACGCCGGTCAGCCCCAGCAGCGTCAGGCCGCAGTCAGCTTGCTGCTGCGGTGACGTCATACCTTGATGCCCGCGGTCCGCAGCATGGCGAGCGAGCGCGGCACGTGGTCGGCCAGCCGGTCCTCCACGCCGGTCAGCCCCAGCAGCGTCAGGCCGCAGTCAGCTTGCTGCTGCGGTGACGTCATACCTTGATGCCCGCGGTCCGCAGCATGGCGAGCGAGCGCGGCACGTGGTCGGCCAGCCGGTCCTCCACGCCGGTCAGCCCCAGCAGCGTCAGGCCGCAGTCAGCTTGCTGCTGCGGTGACGTCATACCTTGATGCCCGCGGTCCGCAGCATGGCGAGCGAGCGCGGCACGTGGTCGGCCAGCCGGTCCTCCACGCCGGTCAGCCCCAGCAGCGTCAGGCCGCAGGTCAGCTTGCTGCTGCGGTGACGTCATACCTTGATGCCCGCGGTCCGCAGCATGGCGAGCGAGCGCGGCACGTGGTCGGCCAGCCGGTCCTCCACGCCGGTCAGCCCCAGCAGCGTCAGGCCGCAGGTCAGCTTGCTGCTGCGGTGACGTCATACCTTGATGCCCGCGGTCCGCAGCATGGCGAGCGAGCGCGGCACGTGGTCGGCCAGCCGGTCCTCCACGCCGGTCAGCCCCAGCAGCGTCAGGCCGCAGTCAGCTTGCTGCTGCGGTGACGTCATACCTTGATGCCCGCGGTCCGCAGCATGGCGAGCGAGCGCGGCACGTGGTCGGCCAGCCGGTCCTCCACGCCGGTCAGCCCCAGCAGCGTCAGGCCACAGTGCAGCTTGCTAAGAGCTGCGGCGGTGCGCTCGCTGCGGTTCTGAACGCTGAGTCGGGCTTCTTTGTACTCGCTCTGCGATAAAATAAGGATAATTAAGGTATGAACTGTTTGTATCGTGACTTTGttagtgtacctaataaataaataaatatttattggtaGTGATGAATTTCTTTTACTGAATCAATGTACCCTGAGTGCATGCaagaggatttaatgaatgctgctaacaacgccactcttgtagcggagttttgggctgacactgtgtaggtttgttgtcgactcGGTAAGAAGACCGCATCAACTTGCCGCCGGCACTCGGCGCCACGCCCGGCCTACACTTGCCACGTGTCACTTGACAGGGAGCGCACCTCAAACTCCAGGTACTCGTTCCTGGTGAGCGTCTTCTTGGCGACCACGAGCGTGCGCAGCCCCTCGGCCGCCAGCCGCCGGCACTCGGCGCCCAGCCACGCCGGCGCCAGTAGACGCGCCACGCCACGCCCGGCCTACACTTGCCACGTGTCACGTGACAGGGAGCGCACCTCGAACTCCAGGTACTCGTTCCTGGTGAGCGTCTTCTTGGCGACCACGAGCGTGCGCAGCCCCTCGGCCGCCAGCCGCCGGCACTCGGCGCCCAGCCACGCCGGCGCCAGTAGACGCGCCACGCCACGCCCGGCCTACACTTGCCACGTGTCACGTGACATGTCACAAGCAGCGCACCTCAAACTCCAGGTACTCGTTCCTGGTGAGCGTCTTCTTGGCGACCACGAGCGTGCGCAGCCCCTCGGCCGCCAGCCGCCGGCACTCGGCGCCCAGCCACGCCGGCGCCAGTAGACGCGCCACGCCACGCCCGGCCTACACTTGCCACGTGTCACGTGACATGTCACAAGCAGCGCACCTCAAACTCCAGGTACTCGTTCCTGGTGAGCGTCTTCTTGGCGACCACGAGCGTGCGCAGCCCCTCGGCCGCCAGCCGCCGGCACTCGGCGCCCAGCCACGCCGGCGCCAGTAGACGCGCCACGCCACGCCCGGCCTACACTTGCCACGTGTCACGTGACATGTCACAAGCAGCGCACCTCAAACTCCAGGTACTCGTTCCTGGTGAGCGTCTTCTTGGCGACCACGAGCGTGCGCAGCCCCTCGGCCGCCAGCCGCCGGCACTCGGCGCCCAGCCACGCCAGCGCCAGTAGACGCGCCACGCCACGCCCGGCCTACACTTGCCACGTGTCACGTGACATGTCACAAGCAGCGCACCTCAAACTCCAGGTACTCGTTCCTGGTGAGCGTCTTCTTGGCGACCACGAGCGTGCGCAGCCCCTCGGCCGCCAGCCGCCGGCACTCGGCGCCCAGCCACGCCGGCGCCAGTAGACGCGCCACGCCACGCCCGGCCTACACTTGCCACGTGTCACGTGACATGTCACAAGCAGCGCACCTCAAACTCCAGGTACTCGTTCCTGGTGAGCGTCTTCTTGGCGACCACGAGCGTGCGCAGCCCCTCGGCCGCCAGCCGCCGGCACTCGGCGCCCAGCCACGCCGGCGCCAGTAGACGCGCCACGCCACGCCCGGCCTACACTTGCCACGTGTCACGTGACATGTCACAAGCAGCGCACCTCAAACTCCAGGTACTCGTTCCTGGTGAGCGTCTTCTTGGCGACCACGAGCGTGCGCAGCCCCTCGGCCGCCAGCCGCCGGCACTCGGCGCCCAGCCACGCCGGCGCCAGTAGACGCGCCACGCCACGCCCGGCCTACACTTGCCACGTGTCACGTGACATGTCACAAGCAGCGCACCTCAAACTCCAGGTACTCGTTCCTGGTGAGCGTCTTCTTGGCGACCACGAGCGTGCGCAGCCCCTCGGCCGCCAGCCGCCGGCACTCGGCGCCCAGCCACGCCGGCGCCAGTAGACGCGCCACGCCACGCCCGGCCTACACTTGCCACGTGTCACGTGACATGTCACAAGCAGCGCACCTCAAACTCCAGGTACTCGTTCCTGGTGAGCGTCTTCTTGGCGACCACGAGCGTGCGCAGCCCCTCGGCCGCCAGCCGCCGGCACTCGGCGCCCAGCCACGCCGGCGCCAGTAGACGCGCCAGCGCCACGTCCGCGCCCTTCACGTAGTATGTGATTACGTCCGTGTTCTCGTCCTAgtacaataaaattacaatttatagACTGCAAAAAggttgtttatttgtttaaatcATCAAAAAGATTCACTAATAGACTTTCCAGCCGTTATTCGTAGCTCGTAGAGTTGATGACCGCTGGggagaaaagttctcgagtggcgaccacgggccagaagatgtagtgtgggcaggcccctcactaggtagaccgagaggtgcctggatgcgggcggcgcaggactggtcgttatggaaatccttgggggaggcctttgtccagctgtggacgtcatttggctgaaacgaacaatactaaagcctggtccgtgagcacgtagaatcccgtccaatgaccccaagctacccatccttgtcgttcgcgcgtaattatattgctgtcgcgactgtgcgacgcgcgcccgcagtgagtgtgcgagcgcaacagcaacataattacgtgcgagcgacaaggatgggcagcttggggtcattggacgggattctacgtgctcacggactagGCTTTATACAACTTTTTAACAAGCCACTTACTTGCACGATAATGCCCATCATCTTGCTTTCACTGGTGAAGGGGAATATCTGCAGGATGCTGAACTGCATGATCTCGTTAGCCGCACGGAGTTTCAGTGAAATGTTGTGGAGGTCCCTCCGGTATAGAGACACGCCCATCTGTAACACGGATAGTATTGATTTTGGGGccctaaatattatttatttatttaggacaaccaacaagacagacacaTGTATAAGTAGAGGggtttaaatacatattttttcttaggaCTAGGTGCTACCTTAATCACAGCCTGGCACGACATGCAAAAGTGGACTTTTATTATTGCACTTATCATCAAGTCATATAGTTTCTTTCTAATGCAGGAGGAATATCTCGTCGTGGCTGGCGGCCTGGTAGTCGCACAGCTGCTGCCGCGACACAGGCACTGTGCAAGGGCCGGGCGCACAGGGCGACGCAGAGCACTCACCATGTCAGTCCACTTGACGAGCGCCACCTCGTCGGGGCTGGCGGCCTGGTAGTCGCACAGCTGCTGCCGCGACACAGGCACTGTGCAAGGGCCGGGCGCACAGGGCGACGCCGAGCACTCACCATGTCAGTCCACTTGACGAGCGCCACCTCGTCGGGGCTGGCGGCCTGGTAGTCGCACAGCTGCTGCCGCGACACAGGCACTGTGCAAGGGCCGGGCGCACAGGGCGACGCCGAGCACTCACCATGTCAGTCCACTTGACGAGCGCCACCTCGTCGGGGCTGGCGGCCTGGTAGTCGCACAGCTGCTGCCGCGACACAGGCACTGTGCAAGGGCCGGGCGCACAGGGCGACGCCGAGCACTCACCATGTCAGTCCACTTGACGAGCGCCACCTCGTCGGGGCTGGCGGCCTGGTAGTCGCACAGCTGCTGCCGCGACACAGGCACTGTGCAAGGGCCGGGCGCACAGGGCGACGCCGAGCACTCACCATGTCAGTCCACTTGACGAGCGCCACCTCGTCGGGGCTGGCGGCCTGGTAGTCGCACAGCTGCTGCCGCGACACAGGCACTGTGCAAGGGCCGGGCGCACAGGGCGACGCCGAGCACTCACCATGTCAGTCCACTTGACGAGCGCCACCTCGTCGGGGCTGGCGGCCTGGTAGTCGCACAGCTGCTGCCGCGACACAGGCACTGTGCAAGGGCCGGGCGCACAGGGCGACGCCGAGCACTCACCATGTCAGTCCACTTGACGAGCGCCACCTCGTCGGGGCTGGCGGC is from Ostrinia nubilalis chromosome 2, ilOstNubi1.1, whole genome shotgun sequence and encodes:
- the LOC135084972 gene encoding probable phospholipid-transporting ATPase IIB, coding for MMGVSLYRRDLHNISLKLRAANEIMQFSILQIFPFTSESKMMGIIVQDENTDVITYYVKGADVALARLLAPAWLGAECRRLAAEGLRTLVVAKKTLTRNEYLEFEVRCL